In Ipomoea triloba cultivar NCNSP0323 chromosome 7, ASM357664v1, a single genomic region encodes these proteins:
- the LOC116024299 gene encoding uncharacterized protein LOC116024299 — translation MDNDLWGMIALRESVEELGYNMLDKFKYFIVTDTHHLIEVVIDSDCWKICNGSVVPKKIEVWVVPANSEGDGAGEGEGEAAEFEEKGDDEELELYDYSDAELNENEEDDKEYEGNVDPNVEYNGVGVSNTRDSKDSSANIDCVGLNMSDEESGKETDDEERTKWPVFKSNTEMKSIKFECGLTFASKKEFKDAVLNYVYSNGKELQFTKNDKERMYVRCRQAGCPFKINMWRVKNAMSWRITTFYEEHEGCGWVYKNKMVKFSRVANRWKKEVMHHMSWTSTEFRDKVKADEGFELSNKQAYRAITKAKESIEGEALDFFKKIWDYRLEILKTNPMTKCIVKLSDLEYEGKKRFLRMYLCCDACKEGYKFCRPIIGVDGCHLKHKFGGVLLTTVGVDGNDSIFPLAYAIVEGENKKSWTWFLELLKNDLVITEEAQHKLTFI, via the coding sequence ATGGATAATGATTTATGGGGAATGATAGCCCTAAGGGAGAGCGTAGAAGAATTGGGTTACAACATGTTAGATAAGTTTAAGTATTTTATAGTGACAGATACTCACCATTTAATTGAAGTTGTTATTGATAGTGATTGTTGGAAAATTTGTAATGGCTCTGTAGTTCCTAAGAAAATTGAGGTTTGGGTTGTACCAGCAAATTCTGAGGGTGATGGTGCAGGTGAGGGTGAAGGGGAAGCTGCAGAATTTGAAGAAAAGGGTGATGATGAAGAGTTGGAATTGTATGACTATAGTGATGCTGAGTTGAATGAAAATGAGGAAGATGACAAAGAGTATGAAGGTAATGTTGATccaaatgtagagtataatgggGTTGGAGTTAGTAATACACGTGATTCAAAAGATTCTAGTGCAAATATAGATTGTGTGGGGCTAAATATGTCTGATGAAGAGAGTGGAAAGGAGACTGATGATGAAGAGAGAACTAAATGGCCAGTGTTTAAGTCAAATACTGAGATGAAGTCTATTAAATTTGAATGTGGATTAACATTTGCttctaaaaaagaatttaaGGATGCAGTCCTCAACTACGTGTATAGTAATGGCAAGGAATTACAGTTCACTAAGAATGACAAAGAAAGAATGTATGTTAGATGTAGACAAGCTGGTTGCCCTTTCAAAATCAATATGTGGAGAGTAAAAAATGCAATGTCTTGGAGAATTACAACTTTCTATGAAGAGCATGAGGGGTGTGGCTGggtatacaaaaataaaatggttAAGTTTAGTAGAGTTGCAAATAGATGGAAGAAAGAAGTAATGCACCATATGAGTTGGACATCAACTGAGTTTAGAGATAAGGTTAAGGCTGATGAGGGCTTTGAGTTAAGCAACAAGCAAGCATATAGGGCAATTACAAAAGCCAAAGAATCAATTGAAGGGGAGGCTTTAGATTTCTTCAAAAAGATTTGGGACTATCGCTTAGAGATTCTGAAAACTAATCCAATGACCAAATGCATAGTCAAGCTCAGTGATTTagaatatgaaggaaaaaagagatTTCTTCGGATGTATTTGTGTTGCGATGCTTGCAAGGAGGGTTATAAGTTTTGTAGACCCATCATTGGGGTTGATGGATGTCACTTAAAACACAAGTTTGGAGGGGTACTATTAACAACAGTGGGAGTTGATGGAAATGATAGCATCTTCCCATTAGCATATGCCATTGTTGAAGGAGAAAACAAGAAGTCTTGGACATGGTTCTTGGAGTTGCTTAAAAATGACTTGGTGATAACTGAGGAAGCACAACACAAGTTGACATTCATCTGA